A stretch of Gossypium hirsutum isolate 1008001.06 chromosome A06, Gossypium_hirsutum_v2.1, whole genome shotgun sequence DNA encodes these proteins:
- the LOC107934050 gene encoding E3 ubiquitin-protein ligase MARCHF8 has translation MQLVSNDSRKEDISEREPILCQPDISQTSEECEITAVGGDCIIVSEDLEEINVDETSHLVNADHPQCRICLDNEGDDLIAPCHCRGTQKYVHRSCLDNWRSTKEGFAFAHCTECRALFILRANVPPDRWWLRLKFQFLVARDHAFIFVIVQLIVAFLGVLVYKFYGEELREMFGYDEHPYGFYTMAVLAIVLVGLLYGFFIAIICGQRINERHYHVLAKQELTKEYVVEDREDNKNTPELDPSHVTELRMLGLY, from the exons ATGCAACTAGTATCAAATGATAGTCGAAAAGAAGATATTTCAGAAAGAGAGCCCATCTTATGCCAGCCCGATATTTCACAAACATCTGAAGAATGTGAAATTACAGCTGTTGGAGGGGATTGTATTATTGTTAGTGAAGATTTGGAAGAAATTAATGTTGACGAAACCAGCCATCTGGTGAATGCCGACCACCCACAATGCCGTATATGCCTTGATAATGAAG GGGATGACTTAATTGCACCTTGCCACTGCAGGGGCACTCAGAAGTATGTCCATAGATCCTGTCTTGATAACTGGAGGTCAACTAAG GAGGGCTTTGCATTTGCTCACTGTACAGAGTGCAGGGCATTGTTCATCTTACGTGCAAATGTCCCACCTGACCGGTGGTGGTTGAGATTAAAATTCCAGTTTCTTGTTGCTAGGGACCACGCATTCATCTTTGTAATTGTTCAGCTG ATTGTGGCATTCTTAGGGGTGCTGGTCTACAAGTTTTATGGAGAGGAACTAAGAGAAATGTTTGGTTATGATGAACATCCTTATGGGTTCTATACTATGGCAG TTTTAGCAATTGTTTTGGTGGGTTTACTCTATGGTTTCTTCATTGCTATTATATGTGGCCAGAGGATCAATGAACGGCATTATCATGTTCTTGCAAAACAGGAATTAACAAAG GAATATGTCGTTGAAGACCGAGAAGATAATAAGAACACCCCGGAACTAGATCCCAGCCATGTGACAGAGCTAAGAATGTTGGGTCTCTATTAA